In Pyrus communis chromosome 1, drPyrComm1.1, whole genome shotgun sequence, the following are encoded in one genomic region:
- the LOC137714458 gene encoding uncharacterized protein: MLPLKLVRSLVFGETINNNPLLLPQHQDDDDDNGSHKQTGGGGRSRSSSKSRTPFLLFLPTKEIVTDTYRLATIARDMGMDLHPTPSLSHIILSFPPPPPSSSSSPSTASPSSFPSFRSSSSLSSTSLPDDAVPLPFPCLSAAPISHLRAFVKLSKGLFKLVFVRSDCKPSEANNVGSQSNWNCSSMSLFSRLTGDRIDTMEGFSRALAGLGWTLFKTKENPATDSRDRRVFGGRPVYLFRKVDTNRVRACAVGECRIRELRLPPLDFRNAPLRILHYILLMTDDIFYLA; the protein is encoded by the coding sequence ATGCTGCCGCTGAAGCTGGTACGCTCTCTTGTGTTTGGAGAAACCATCAACAACAACCCTCTCCTTCTTCCCCAACATcaagacgacgacgacgacaaTGGCAGTCACAAACAAACGGGCGGCGGAGGAAGAAGCAGAAGCAGCAGCAAATCGAGAACCCCATTTCTCCTATTCCTCCCAACCAAAGAGATTGTCACTGACACTTACAGACTTGCCACCATAGCCAGAGACATGGGCATGGACTTGCATCCAACCCCATCTCTCTCCCACATCATTCTCTCCTTCCCACCTCCGCCGCCGTCCTCCTCCTCATCTCCCTCTACAGCATCGCCGTCCTCATTTCCATCGTTTAGGTCCTCATCGTCGCTGTCGTCAACGTCTTTACCCGACGACGCGGTTCCCCTCCCCTTCCCCTGTCTCTCCGCCGCCCCAATTTCCCATCTTCGCGCATTTGTCAAGCTCTCCAAAGGCCTTTTCAAGCTGGTTTTTGTGCGCTCCGATTGCAAACCCAGTGAGGCAAATAACGTTGGCAGTCAAAGCAATTGGAATTGCAGCTCAATGTCGCTGTTTTCGCGGCTCACCGGTGACAGAATTGATACAATGGAAGGGTTTTCCCGGGCTTTAGCGGGACTGGGATGGACCCTTTTCAAGACCAAGGAAAACCCAGCAACGGATTCGAGGGACAGGAGAGTTTTCGGTGGCAGACCGGTGTATCTATTTAGAAAGGTGGATACAAACAGGGTTAGAGCTTGCGCGGTCGGGGAGTGTAGGATTCGGGAGTTGAGGTTGCCCCCACTGGATTTTAGGAATGCCCCTTTGAGGATTTTGCACTACATTCTTCTTATGACTGATGATATCTTCTATCTTGCATAA
- the LOC137736426 gene encoding uncharacterized protein: MEFEYLEQPILREIQYSPSPTAIISSTGTTSASPDHQSSDSSPYDDCNRGGESSFCATLEMEEVPKSESEQLRLSWLRSQVIGAAAEFDSPFGRRGLTYADHTASGRSLLYIENFIVKNVLPFYGNTHTCDSFVGNRTTKMVGEAVKYLKKCLGVGADDALLLCGQGTTSAIKRLQEVMGIAVPSTLRDRMLSSDLIGMEERWLVFVGPYEHHSNLLSWRQSLAQVIEIGLDEDGLLDMEILRLQLESYKNANRPILGSFSACSNVTGIYSDTRAIARLLHQYGGFACFDFAASGPYVEIEMRSGQMDGYDGIFLSPHKFVGGPGTPGILVMSKALYQLRSFPPSTCGGGTVAYVNGFNPEDTVYFEDIEERENGGTPQIIQTIRAALAFWVKEYIGYQVIEKQEQLHVKRALERLLPNQNIWILGNTSAKRLAILSFLVYSTTNCSSTAAMKTDIGREGADQGLYMWGETGNSRGKPLHGGFVAALLNDLFGIQARGGCDCAGPYGHNLLKIDHTLSHAYRCAIQKVIPNPIHLQLLPH; encoded by the exons ATGGAATTTGAATATTTGGAGCAACCCATCTTAAGAGAAATCCAATACTCCCCTTCCCCTACAGCAATCATCAGCAGCACTGGTACGACATCAGCTTCTCCTGATCATCAATCATCAGATTCATCACCTTATGACGACTGCAACCGCGGCGGAGAATCGTCATTCTGTGCAACTCTTGAGATGGAGGAGGTGCCAAAGAGCGAGTCCGAGCAGCTAAGGCTGTCTTGGCTACGCTCTCAAGTCATCGGTGCCGCTGCAGAATTCGATTCTCCTTTCGGGAGACGAGGACTCACCTACGCCGATCACACTGCCTCCGGACGCTCTCTTCTCTACATCGAAAACTTCATCGTCAAAAATGTCCTTCCCTTTTACG GGAATACTCACACCTGTGACAGCTTCGTCGGAAACCGGACGACGAAAATGGTGGGAGAAGCAGTCAAGTACTTGAAGAAATGCTTAGGGGTTGGAGCAGATGATGCACTCTTGCTGTGCGGCCAAGGCACTACCTCAGCAATCAAAAGGCTCCAAGAGGTGATGGGCATTGCAGTGCCGTCAACCCTAAGAGATAGAATGCTGAGCAGTGATTTGATAGGCATGGAAGAGAGGTGGTTGGTTTTCGTCGGCCCTTACGAGCACCACTCGAACCTCCTCTCGTGGCGGCAAAGCTTAGCTCAAGTGATCGAGATCGGTCTAGACGAGGATGGCTTGTTGGACATGGAGATTCTTAGACTACAACTCGAGTCGTACAAGAACGCCAACCGCCCCATTTTGGGTTCCTTCTCGGCTTGTAGCAATGTGACAGGAATTTATTCGGATACACGAGCAATCGCTCGTCTTCTTCATCAATATGGCGGCTTTGCATGCTTTGATTTCGCAGCAAG TGGGCCGTACGTGGAAATTGAGATGAGGAGTGGACAGATGGACGGGTACGATGGTATTTTCCTGAGCCCACACAAGTTTGTCGGTGGGCCCGGAACCCCAGGCATACTTGTGATGAGCAAGGCACTGTATCAGCTCAGGTCTTTTCCCCCGTCAACTTGTGGAGGTGGGACTGTTGCTTACGTCAATGGCTTCAATCCTGAG GACACAGTGTACTTCGAGGACATAGAAGAGAGGGAAAATGGGGGTACTCCTCAAATCATCCAAACAATTAGGGCAGCCTTGGCTTTCTGGGTGAAGGAATACATTGGTTATCAAGTCATTGAAAAGCAAGAGCAACTCCATGTTAAAAGGGCACTAGAGAGGCTTCTTCCGAACCAAAACATATGGATTTTGGGAAATACGAGCGCCAAAAGACTAGCCATTTTGTCCTTCCTCGTTTATTCTACGACCAATTGCTCCTCAACGGCTGCCATGAAAACAGATATTGGCAGAGAGGGAGCTGACCAAGGGCTCTACATGTGGGGCGAGACAGGAAACAGCAGAGGCAAGCCCCTTCATGGGGGCTTCGTCGCAGCTCTGCTCAATGATCTATTCGGTATTCAGGCTAGAGGTGGCTGCGATTGTGCTGGACCCTATGGTCACAATCTCCTCAAAATTGATCACACTCTTTCACATGCCTATAGATGTGCCATTCAGAAGGTaattcctaatcccattcatcttCAACTTCTACCACACTAA
- the LOC137736645 gene encoding uncharacterized protein, giving the protein MGKESLSEASIVACEDSSPGHSDDIDTQACHSLDNEAGLLTCRVCHCAESDKRGDAALGFLGIVPPLQEVCISNGEVKPHSTVVPKCDISAQKNVGKESGFLEFISPDGEVFICSADLETGSCHHEDMLVELGCSCKNDLALVHYACALKWFVNHGSTVCEICGRVAKNIRPSDFNKVMVSLKEYETLRERTARGEADATQVNTCTGIDPDAVAAIRRQRLSEISLWFTPYGNSSSNNNTDSNSVAISQVVPEQPLNPVIVPAENPATKWAVEGTGILLATGLLTVTLAWLIAPRVGKKTARSGLHILLGGICALTVVVFFRFFVLTRIKYGPARYWAILFVFWFLVFGIWASRTHGSHTT; this is encoded by the exons ATGGGCAAGGAAAGCTTATCAGAAGCTAGCATTGTAGCCTGTGAGGATAGCTCACCTGGACATAGTGATGATATTGATACTCAAGCATGCCATAGTCTTGACAACGAGGCCGGCTTGCTAACTTGTCGCGTGTGCCATTGTGCTGAATCGGACAAAAGGGGAGATGCAGCGTTAGGGTTTCTGGGTATTGTTCCTCCTTTACAAGAAGTATGTATAAGCAACGGGGAAGTAAAACCTCATAGCACGGTAGTCCCTAAATGTGATATATCTGCCCAGAAAAATGTTGGAAAAGAATCTGGTTTTTTGGAGTTTATAAGCCCTGATGGAGAGGTTTTCATATGTAGTGCTGATTTAGAGACTGGTTCATGTCACCATGAAGACATGTTAGTTGAGCTTGGTTGCTCTTGCAAAAATGACCTTGCTCTGGTACACTACGCTTGTGCACTCAAATGGTTTGTCAACCATGGATCCACTGTTTGTGAAATCTGCGGACGTGTTGCAAAAAATATCAGACCTTCAGACTTCAATAAGGTTATGGTCTCCTTAAAGGAGTATGAAACATTGAGGGAAAGAACTGCTAGGGGGGAAGCCGATGCCACACAGGTCAATACATGTACAGGTATAGATCCTGATGCTGTAGCTGCTATCAGAAGGCAACGACTGAGTGAAATTTCACTGTGGTTTACTCCATATGGTAATAGCAGTAGTAACAATAATACAGATAGCAATTCTGTTGCAATTTCACAAGTTGTACCGGAACAACCTTTGAATCCTGTCATTGTTCCTGCTGAAAATCCTGCAACCAAATGGGCTGTGGAAGGTACTGGAATTCTGCTTGCTACAGGGCTTCTTACTGTTACTCTTGCATGGCTTATAGCTCCTCGTGTTGGGAAG AAAACTGCCAGAAGCGGTCTTCATATTCTCCTTGGAGGAATTTGTGCTTTGACAGTTGTGGTTTTCTTTCGCTTT TTTGTGCTCACCAGGATCAAGTATGGACCTGCACGCTACTGGGCAATATTATTCGTTTTCTGGTTTCTAGTTTTTGGTATCTGGGCGTCACGGACACATGGTTCCCATACAACATAA
- the LOC137736668 gene encoding uncharacterized protein: MATASPFAPALPRSYHPSARPTPAASASARPLLTSQKPPHRNAAANPIPVSSSVTVGNYHSTSRVILTTRCKAMEVSVEEGSASGGGGGDNWVPVVPLAALPRGERRVIIQDGEAILLLWYKDQVYAIENRSPAEGAYSEGLLNAKLTQDGCIVCPSTDSTFDLLTGGIKEWYPKNPVLRVLTPALRTLFVYPVKTDEENIYISLGPASVDAAAAAEIVFSGKAQPGFTAADVNVDEVKMVVDEDLDAAFGFTGRNEIINGKAAVIGFLLLLDFELLTGKGLLKGTGFLDFIYSVSNALQ; this comes from the exons ATGGCCACTGCCTCACCCTTTGCCCCGGCATTGCCCCGAAGTTACCACCCTAGTGCTCGTCCTACACCTGCTGCATCTGCATCTGCCCGCCCCCTCCTCACTTCCCAGAAACCGCCGCACAGAAATGCTGCTGCTAATCCAATTCCCGTATCATCATCCGTTACTGTGGGGAATTACCATTCTACCTCTCGGGTAATCCTGACGACGAGGTGCAAGGCGATGGAGGTGTCGGTGGAGGAAGGGTCGGCGTcagggggaggaggaggagacaaCTGGGTGCCGGTGGTGCCGCTGGCAGCGCTGCCAAGGGGGGAGCGGCGGGTGATAATTCAGGATGGGGAGGCCATACTGTTGCTGTGGTACAAGGATCAGGTGTATGCAATAGAGAATCGGTCCCCGGCCGAAGGGGCTTACAGCGAAGGCCTTCTCAATGCCAAGCTCACCCAG GATGGGTGTATAGTTTGCCCATCAACTGATAGCACATTTGATCTGCTCACCGGCGGCATCAAGGAGTGGTATCCGAAAAACCCCGTGCTGAGAGTTCTTACACCCGCTTTGCGGACGCTTTTCGTTTACCCCGTCAAAACTGATGAAGAGAACATTTACATCAGCCTCGGCCCTGCTTCCGTTGATGCTGCCGCTGCTGCCGAGATTGTCTTCAGTGGCAAGGCTCAACCTGGTTTTACAGCCGCTGATGTCAATGTGGATGAG GTGAAAATGGTGGTGGATGAGGATCTGGACGCGGCGTTCGGCTTCACGGGGAGGAATGAAATAATAAACGGGAAGGCGGCAGTGATCGGGTTCCTGTTGTTGTTAGATTTTGAACTCTTGACTGGGAAAGGTCTTCTTAAGGGGACAGGCTTCTTGGACTTTATTTACTCTGTTTCTAATGCTTTGCAGTAA